The nucleotide sequence GCGGAGAAAtggccggggggggcgggccgggggcgggcggccgccgccgccttcctGTGTGCGccgcggcggagcgggagcggcgGAAGGTACCGGGGGCCGGCTCGGGCGGCTGCGCCCACCGGGGCCGGcagggggcggcgggcggggggggacacacacgtaGGGCCCCGGTACCGGgaccccgcccccccggcccttCCCTGCACCCCGATCCGGGACCACCCTCCTCAGCCCGGTCCCCCGCACCCCCGCCCTGTGCCTccaccctgcctgctgcaccCCGACCCCCGCACCCCTCGTCCCGTCCCCGCGCCCTGAACCCCGCACACCTTGTCCTGTCCGTGCaccacctcccctgcaccccttcccccatcccagcaccccTTCTCCTGTCCCCTGCGCcccctcctgtcccctgcaCCCTATCTTGTCACCTCCTCGActcccagcccctgcacccctTGTCCTACCCCTGCCCCCCATCTTGTTCCCTGCACCCCTTCTCCTGTTTCCTGCCCCCCATCTTatcccctccccatctcccAACCCTTGcgccccttctccctcccctgcaaCCCTTGTCCCACGCCTGCCCCACATCTTGTCCCCTGTGCCCCGTCACGTCCCCCATCCCCCATTCTAGCACCCCTTatcccacccctgccccccccaccttcccccatcccccccagccgcccccgcTGCCCTTTCCCGCACAGTGTCCGGTTGTtcggcgggagggggcggccgggaCCCGCTGGGGGGGGCAGCTCGTACTGGGGGGGCCGATGAAAGGGCCCTTTTCTCTCCGCAGCCGTAaggagttgggggggggggccagaCAGACCCGACTCCTGCCAGCGCTGGATGCAGTGGGGTCCACGGGTGGGGAGCCGGGGTGGATGCGGGgaaccccccccaccccccccagcccccccacagtaaccgggggggtcccggtggTCCCGATGGAggtggcggggagggggcaaCGCCTTCAGATGCAGGAGAAGCTGCGGATCCTGGAAGATCTCAACATGCTCTATATCCGTCAGATCGCCATTAGCCTCCAGGTAGGAATTGGGGGgtgccccccggcaccccccggacTCCGGGGAACCTGGTGGCTGGGGGTCCGGGGTGTCCCGGGGGTGCTGGGAAGGCGGAGAGCActccccactgctcccctcCTTACAGGGAGCATCCCCCCATCTCTCACCGGGACGGTGGGGGTGTtcctgggaggggagggggtctCGAGTTCCCGGTTgctgccgcccccccccccccccgtccgCTGCTCGGGGTTATTTATAGCAGGCGGTGACGTCACTGCGGCTCCACGGGcagggggcccggggggggtgcaggcagcgccggggggtgcaggcagcagccggTACCGGAATGGAGCAGCAGCCGGTACCGGCAGTGAgttgggggtctggggggatgtggggggggcTGCTCGGTgtgtgccccccaccccgctgtGGGTGTCCGTGGTCTGGCATGTCTGGGGGATGCATGGCAAATCCATGGGGTGTGTGGCACACCCGTGGGGTACGTGGTGTATCCATGGGGTGCGTGGTTTCCCCTGTGGGTACACGATGTGAGTGTGGGGTGTGGGGATCCCCTGTGGGGTACGTGGCACAGCTGTGGGGTGTGTGGCACATCCATGGGGCGTATGCTTCATCTGTGGGGTGCATGGTTCCCCCATGGGGCATGTGATGTGTCTGTGGGGTGCGTGGCCCAGCCGTGGAGTACATGATGTTTCTGTGGGGTGTGTGGCATATCCGTGGGGTGCATGCTGTATCCATGGGGTGTGTGGTTCCCCCATGGGGTACATGATGTATCTGTGGGGTGCGTGGCTTAGACATGGGGTACATGAAGTATCCATGGGGCACATGGCACATCTGGGGGACGCGTGGCTCAGCCATGGGTTGCGTGGTGTATCTGTGGGGCGCGTCGTTCCCCTGTGGGGTATATGGTGTGTATGCGCGGCACATAGTTCTCCTATGGGGTATTTGTGGGGTTCGTGGTGTATCTGTGGGGCACATGGTTCCCCTGTGGGGTACACGATATATCTGTGGGGTACCTGGCTCCGCCGTGGCGTATGTGGTGTATCTGTGGGGCGCGCGGCACATCCGTGGGATGCATGGTGTGTCCTTGGGGCATGTTGTTCTCCTGTGGGGCACGTGGTGTGTCTGTGGGACACATAGCAAATCTGTGGGGTGTGTGGCTCCTTGTGGGGTGAATGCTGTGTCTGTGGGGTGCGTGACTCCCCTGTGGGCTGCGTTGGGGcactggggctgcagcccccagggctgggggctgttccagggcagtgggatgggggacccTGGCAGGCGGCTgtggggggtctgggagggagACCATGAGGAGCTGGTGGCTGCATGACCCTGGAGGGGGGGTGTGGGCGGGTGCAGGGTGTTTATTTGGTGGCCGCAGCAAAGgctggtttggggtggggggtgacagAGGTGGCCATGGGGACTGGCCCCAtggtgggagaggagctggctggggggtgGTGTCCCCTCCCTGCGCTTGGGCCTGGGCTGGGCACCCCGAGATGTGCTGAGCCAGGGGTGCAtggctgggaccccccccgaGGGGTGTGCAGAGCTTGGGACCCCCCCGAGGGGTGTGCAGAGCTTGGGACCCCCCCGAGGGGTGTGCATGGCTGGGACCCCCCCGAGGGGTGCGGAGCTGGGGGTGGCCGGGTTGCTCCGTGGCCCCCGGCGGGGGGACGTGGCAGCCCCAATCCGGGGCCAGAGCCAACCGCGGGTGGGGAGGgacccccgccccgtccccgccATCCCCGGCGGGTGCCCCCCATCCCCGTCGCCCCCCCCGCAGGACACGGAGATCCAGCGGAAGATGGAGCGGGAGCTGCGGCTGCGGGAGGGGGCCTGCAAGCTGCTGGCCGCCTGCAGCCGGCGGGAGCAGGCGCTGGAGGCCGCCAAGAGCCTCCTGGTCTGCAACAGCCGCGTCCTGGCCTACATGGCCGAGCTGCAGCGCAGGAAGGAGGCGCAGGTGCTGCGGCGGACGGCCAGGCGGTGAgcacccccggggggggggcgctggggggcgaggggggcgcTGGGGCGGCCGTCacagctccccgtccctgcttccccccccccccaacccgcCTCCGCAGCCCCTCGGACGCCGGCCCCACGGACGAGCGCCTGCCCTGCCGCGGCACCGTCTGTGTCTCAGGTATGGGGGGGGGTCCTGCCAGCCCCCCAACCCGGGGTGGACGGGTGCGCCCAGCATCCCCGTCTGTGCACCCTCCCGTGgtggggggctggcggggggtcctgggtgcaggcagccagcaAGGGACCCTTGTGTGTCCCTGTGGGGCTGTCctgggggggctcagcccccctCACCacccatctcccccccccccccccccagacctgCGCATCCCGCTGATGTGGAAGGACACAGAGTACTTCAGGAACAAGGGAGGTgagtgggggtgcaggggggcagcacagcccccctccccatcaccccctGCCACCCTGACCCCCCCTCGCCCGCAGAGCTGCACCGCTGCGCCgtcttctgcctgctgcagctcgGGGCGGAGATCCACGACACCCCCATGGTGCTGGTGGACCGGACCCTCACCGACATCTGCTTCGAGAGCGCCGTCCTCTTGTGAGTGCCACGCTGGGAGCGGGTGCACCCCAGTGGGACCCCTGCCTCCCCTGGGGGGGactcctgctctccctgccctccccctgGGAGGGGTCCCCGGGCCGGGCTGTGGCTGTGGGGCGGCACGGAGGGTCCCGGGGCGGGCAGTAGGGCAGGGAGGACCGTGTGTGTCCCCTGCCCCGCTCATCCCATGTCCCCCTACCCAGCTCAGAGGCCGGGCCTGACTTCGAGCTGAAGGTGGAGCTGTACAgcgcggggctggcggggggcgCGGCGCAGGGCAGCACCCCCAGAAAGCTGGCCACCCGCCTCAGCACCTCCCTGGGACGCTCCTCCGGCAAGCGGGTGCGCGCCGCCATGGACGGgagccccggcagccccccgggTAACGGCGGCACCAGCCcgctcctgctgccagcccccagtGTGCCGTGAGTACCCCGAcaccccccgtgccccccgtgtccccccatccctgctcctcTCACCCGCCGTCCCCCCAGGGGCCCCAAGTTCCACCTCCTGGCGCACGCCGTCCTCTCCCTGGCCGAGGTGCAGGACGGCTTCCGCACCCACGACCTCGCCATCGCCAGCAACGGTGAGCGTGCGgcgcgggcagtggggctgggggcctggcggggtggggagaggggtctgggatggggtgggatcGGGGGACTGATGGGCTGAGGGATAGGGTCTGGGGTCCCAGATGGTTTGGGGGAGAGATGGGTCTAGGGGGCCCGGTGGGTTGGGGgcagaggggtctgggggtcccAGCTGGTCTGGAGGTGAGATGGGTCTGGGgtcctggcagggcagggagcggggaggggtgtgtgtgtggggggtggTCTGTGCCCAGGTGCCCCAGGTGAGCGTGCCCCCCCAGAGGAGAGCTCCTTCTGGCTGCCCCTCTACGGCAGCATGTGCTGCCGCCTGGCTGCCCAGCCCCGCTGCATGGCCGCCCCGGTGACGAGCGGCTTCCTCCGGCTGCAGGTGAGCGCGGGacggggacagggatggggacatggggagacACAGGGTCAGAGATGGGACGGGGATGGGCACAtggacggggacggggacagggatgatggggacggggatgggatggggatgggcacATGGACAGGGATGGGACAggacggggatggggacgggTGGTGGCACAAGCCCCTGCTGCCTCTTGGCAGTCCCTGCTGGCGGCCTCCGGACTGTGGTGGGGATGGAGACCCGGGTACCCccgtgctggggaggggggtgcccCGTCCCCCCGCAttgggcaggggatggggtgtggtggggatgggggtccCAGTGGGGCTGGGAAAGACCCCAGGGAGCCAGGGTGGCGCGGTGCCCGCCGGTGCCTGCCGCACTGACGGTGCCAGCTCCGCGGGCAGCAGCCAGGGTCCGAGGCACAGAGCGGGACCCGCCTGTACTGCGTCCTGCGCGGCACCGACCTCCTCTGCTACCGCGACCCCGGCGAGGCCGAGGCCGGGCTGGAGCCTGCCCTCACCATCGCCGTCAACAAGGTacagccggggcggggggctgcggggggctgcggggggctgcggggtctGAGAGCCGCTGCCGCCACCACAGGAGACCCGCATCcgcgcggcggagcgggaggGGCACGAGCAGCCCCACGGCATGGCCGTCACCAACCGCTACGGCGGCGAGGAGGTGACCCACACGCTGCTGGCCGAGAGCCGGGCCGAGGCGCAGCGATGGATGGAGGCGTTCTGGCAGCACTTCTATGACATGAGTGAGTATGGGCGGGACCCCCCATCCTGGCAGGACCCCCATCCTGGTGGCCCTCCCCCCCCGCAGCAGGACCCCCATCCCTGCAGTGCTGACCCCCTCCGTGTCCCCAGGCCAGTGGAAGCAGTGCTGTGACGAGCTGATGAGGATCGAggtgccgccgccgcgccggccACCCGCCGTGCTGCCCCGGCAAGGCTCGCTCTACCACGAGATGGGTGagtggggggccgggggggctctgcctctgtctccctcctctctgctctccaCTAACCTGCTGCCGGGCAGCCCTGTCCTTGCCGCCCTGGCACCTCCCTAACGCCGCTGTTCTCTCTGCTGCCCCTCTGATCCCCCATTTCTCTGTGtcccccctcctgcctccctctgtcccctcctgcctccctctgtcccctcctgttccccctccatcccccctgTCTCTCCGTCTGTCTCTGCCCCCCGTCTCTGgcggctccagccctgcctggcccggccgtgccccccTCTGCCTGCGAAGGGCTCCTGCTGCAGGATAACGCCGTCTCGGCAGAGATCCgggctctgctctcctcctATTACAGCGACAGGTGATGGGCGGGGGGCTGGTGTGGTGAGCCCACCGCCCCGTGGCACCcctggggcagccatggggcacgTCCTGGCCACCAGACGTgtcccagctgccctggcttCGGTGCGTGTCCTGGCTCTAGGGCACGTCCCGGCTGTCCTGGCCACAGCGCGTGTCCTGGCTGCCCTGGTCCTGGTGCACGTCCCAGCCACCCCAGCCGTGGGGCACATCCCATTGCCCTGGCCGTGGGGTACACCGTGGCCGTGGGGCACGTCTCAGCCATGGGGCACGTCCCAGCTGCCCTCGCTCTGATGTACACCGTGGCCGTGGGGCACGTCCTGGCCGTGGGGCACATCCCTGCCGTAGGGCTGCTCCAGCCGCCCCGTCCTGCCCATTGGCAGGTCCCGTCCCCACGGTGCAGGAGCAGGGCGGGGGTCTGGGTGGGCCCAGCTGACCCCTGCAAGGGTCTGGGGAGCCCATCTGACCCCTGCTCTTCCCCGCAGCTATTGATCCGGCTGACGACATCGAGGCAGTGACGGACATCCTGacgcggcgggcggggggccgggcgcCGGGGACCCCCCCTTGGCTCTCCCTCTTTGAGGGGCcacccccccgtgccccccgctCTGGCCGGacgggcagccccagcccccccacccaccGCCCCTGGGGCCGCCCTCGCACCCTCTCTCTCGACGCCAAGCTCAGCACCCTGAAGGGGCGGGGGTCCCGGCAGGCAGcacccccccagtgcccctcgccccccagctctggctcctccagcagtggcagcagcagcccggCTGCGGTGCACGACGCCCCTGGCCCCCTCCAGTCCCGGGTCTGAGCCTGGGGACCTCCAGGACCCTTTTgagggggatgggatgggacccCCACTCTTCAGCCCCCagggtggctggggcagggtgacATGGCAGGGGGTCCTGCCCTGTTGTGGGGGGGCCAGGGGCTCCCAGCTTCTTTTCTTGGGGAGAAACTGGAATTTCTGCCACCCTGTgcctggggggtgtgtgggggcaGGGTGGGCTCAGGGCTGACCCCTGCcaaagggggaggggggtttgTCCCCACCCCAAGGTCGGTGCTGGGGGATGATGCCCCCCCAGGGTGGGTGCTCAGGACAAACCCCCACGTACGGTGGGTGTGGGTCTAACCCTGGGGGCtgcacagggacccccccagctctgcttcccctcaCCTCTAATCCTGGGGGCTGCATGCCCCAGCCCCCgctgctgccccccacccactGCCCTTCCCGGGGGGGGCAGCGCCCCCAGGCAGGGACCAGCCCTGGTGCCCCCCAGGCCGGGGACCCAAAGCTACCACCTCATTAATAtgcattaaaatttatttaacagCCACTGTGTCTGAGTGGGGTGGCGGCAGGGGGTCCCTCTGCCTGGCCTGGcctccctggggtgggggtccgtgccccccccaccgccccgtGCACCACAGGTGGGTCAGGGACTGAGGGGTGCCGCCTCCCTCCCGAAGCTGCTTATTGGGGTGTAAatggggaggtgtgggggggctgcagctgcagcctcgGGGATGGGGGTGAGCGGGGGGGATGGGCTGTGGTGGGGGGGCCGTGGTAAGGGTCTGCAGTGTGTGGTGCAGGGGTGTCCGGGTGGGGAACAGGGCTGGCAGCCGAGGTGCCGCACGGCTGCCCCCCTCGAAGGGCTGCTGGGCCCCCCCCCAGCTACACGGCGTGGGGGGAGAGGTCCTCATCCTCGGCGGTGGGGCTGGTGCCCCTGGGCAGCTGCGGGTGGGGGGCGTCACGGGCCAGCAGCAGGGCGAAGCCTGGGCAGAGAGAGGGGTGGGGGCTGAGCCTGGCAGGGGGGGTACAGGAGGGGgtacaggggtgggggggttgggggtacCTGGCTTGGCTTTGTGCaggggctgtggcaggaaggtgCTGTCGCTGGGCTCGTCCCCCTGCAAGATGGGGGGGTCCTGAGGGGTCCCCACGACCCCCAGCTGTGCCCGTCCCCTACCCTGGGGACCACCCAGCCCCATTGCCCAGCCTTGCCCCTGCCCCCAGTCCCATTCTGCCCCCCCCAGCCTTGTCCCCCCCCCAACCTTGagtcctgccccagccccctccccagaaccagccccccagccttgccccccacctgccccctcCCAAACATGGCCCCCAGTCCCAAAAccatcctccccagccccaccatgCCCCATTCTGCCCCCCCTGCCAGTGTCGTACCTCCCCTGGGGGGTGGTCCTGGTCCCAGGGGGCCagccagcccccctgcttgtGGCCCCCGATGCCGTTGTGCCCCAAGTCACCCCGGGCCGGCTCCTGCCCCACAGGCCCTATGGGGAGAGGGGCAGGCTGAGCCCCAGTGCCCAGATGTGGGGTATGGGacaccccaccagccccacgcaGGGGGTCCTGGCCACCCACCTGGCTGGGGTCCCTGGGCTGCCACGTGGGGAAGGGCCAGATCCTGTGGCAggttgggggggctggggctgcactgGGGGGTACtggctgggggcactggggcaggcACCAGCCCAGGCAGGGGGGACCCCTCCCGAGAGCTCAGGACCCCCTCACCTGGCCCCACCGGCAGCCCCGGAGACACCCatgctggagggctggggagggggtagGTGTCCAGGGGTGTCCCGTCCTCATCCTGGGGGGTgccaggggggctggggggtggcaggCTCACAACCTCCTCGGTGCCCAATGAGGGGTGCCAgggggggctgccggggtgCCCCATCCTGGGACTGCTGTGGAGGGGCAGGGGCTCTGCCCCACAAGTGCTGTCAGGGGACCCTGACCCAGGGGGGCACCCCATCCTGGGGGGGCTCATGGAGGGCAGGGGCCCTGTCCCAGGCACATCAGGGGGGGACCCTGCCCCTGACCCCaccaggctggggggggcccaGGTGGCACagaaaggggagggggctgtCCCTATGGAGCTGGCCAGCATGGAGACCCCTGcccccacagggctgggggggctccccAGGGTGGCACAGGGAAGGGGCCTTGTCCCTATGGGGCTGGTGGCATGGGGGggccctgccctggctgggctgggggggctcccTGAGGTGGCAGAGGGAGGAGTCCCCCTCCCCATGAGGCTGGTGGGGGTCCCAGTGGTGGCACACTGaggggtccctgtccccacggggctgggggggctccccagggtggcagagGGAGGGGTCCCCctccctgtggggctggtgggggtcCCAGTTGTGGCACACTGAGGGGTCCCTGTgcccacagggctgggggggctccccAGAGTGGCACAGGGAGGGGTCCCCctccctgtggggctggtgggggtcCCAGTTGTGGCACACTGAGGGGTCCCTGTgcccacagggctgggggggctccccAGAGTGGCACAGGGAGGGGTCCCCctccctgtggggctggtgggggtcctggtggtGGCACACTGAGGGGTCCCTGTgcccacagggctgggggggctccccAGAGTGGCAGAGGGAGGGGTCCACCTCCtcgtggggctggtggggaggggaggctggggtcggcgggggctgggtgggggtgcAGCCCtgaacagcccaggttggagGGGTTCGGGTGAAGGCGGAGGGTCTGGCCGGCGGAAGATGAAGGCTGACTCCGTCAGGCTGCGCTGGTACCGCAGGAATGGCCGCCAGGCACCTGGGACATGGCAGGGGGAATCAGCTGCCAGGCAGCAACCCCCACCACTGCCCCACGCCCCCAGACCCGGCATCATCACCCCCTGCCACGGGGGCACCTACCAGGCCtggtgccagggctggaggggggcAGTGGGGCACCAGAGGTGGACCCCGAGCGCTCCCGCTGCCGGAAGAAATCCCGCGGGTTCTGCGAACGCTGGGACACCAGGACGGCTGCCTCCTGCCGGCACCAGAGAGCCGTCAATGGGGCCACGGCACGGCCCCACGGCACCGTGTCATGGCCCCACAGCACGGCCCCATGGCAGTGTCATGGCCCCACGGCACGGCCCCACGGCCACGCAGGGCAGGACAGGGCGCTCAGCCCGGCACTCACGGCCGCCTTCTCGATGGACTCGCTGCGGCGGCTGCGGTCCCGCATGGCCTCCTCGtgctcccgctgctgctgctcctgcggggacagagcacagctgggcagcccagggcccccccaaagcccccagaccccccccaaagcccGGCTACCCTGCTCACCCATCGCGCCTTCTCCTTCCTCCgctcctctgcctccagccGTGCCTGCTCCTTCCTGCGAGGGCAGGGAGTGTCAcaggggggcacagggggcttGGAGGGAGCAGCCATGGGGTGCAGGATGTCCTGCTGTGGGTCTCTGTGCTCAGAGCCGCATTGGATGTGGGGCACTGGGATGGGGTCCCACCGTGGGTGTCTGTGGTGGGAGcccccatggggctgggggcactatggggtgcagggggctggggtCCCACCGTGGGTGTCTGTGGTGGGAGTCcccatggggtggggggcactgTGGGGTGCAGGGTTCTGGGGTCCCACCGTGGGCGCCCGTGGTGAGATGCAGACAGGGTTGGGAGcactgtggggtgcagggggctggggtCCCACTGCAGGCACCTATGCTGGGGTGGGCTCATGGGCCCCATCCTGCGCTCCCGCCCTCACCGCTGCTCCTCGATCATCCGCTCCTTCTCCCTGAAGCGGAGCTCGCGCTCGGCCGCCTCCCgcctctcctcctccatccGCTCCCGCTCCCAGCGCTTGCGCTCCTccagcgcccgccgccgctcctCCTCCTTGCGCTGCTCCTCCTCGCGCTGCGCCCAGCACCGGGACCCCCGCCGGCACCGGGACCCCCACCGGGATCAGCCCCTGGCACCGCCATGGCCCAAGCCAGTAGCCGGGACCCCGGCCCCAGGGATGCAAGGGGGTGTCGCTGGGGGTGCACGCAGCACCCACGCCCACCCACGcccacccctgcacccctcacCTCAGCCTGGGCCCAGAAGGAGTCCCGCTTGGTCCGGCGGATCTCCAGTGCTGGGTTGGTCTTGCGGTAGTTGGTGCCCTGCAGGGACCGAGCCAGGGTCTCAGGGCAggacccccgccccccccccccccccccccagccatgGACCCCCAGGTGGGCACTGGGAAGGGTGGGCAACAGCCCTGTTGCCCCATCAGGTGCCCTCCTGGCTGGTTCCTGTCCCCGCGGGTGCGtcccaccccaggaccccccactCACCACCAGCTCCTGGGCATCCGGGGGGGGCACCCTCCTGGTGAGGGCGGCAGCGGGGGCGAGCTGTGCCAGCGCCCGGCTCAGCCCCTCCTGCGTCACCTCCTCGGCACGGCGGGCACTCAGCACCACGCTGGCCTCCTGCCGCCGAGACGCGACGGCGTCACCCCCCCGCCCAAGCACCCACGGCCCCCCCACGCTCTGctccccacaccgcccccccgcagcctccccagggAATCCTGGCACCGTTCCCTCGCAAGCGCTGGCTGGCTCCAGATGTGGGGCCAGATCCAGATGTGGAGCCGGATCCAGATACAGGACCCATCCGCATCTCTAGGGGCTGGGgcatgggggggtgggggggggcaggatcCCCCCCGAAGCAAGGgcgggatccggccggcgggGGGCAGGGAGCCCAACCACAACCCCGGCTCGTCAGCCAAGGCTGGGAACTGGGAACGGCGGCGTCTGAGTCAGCAGAGCCAGGAATGCACCCGGCGCAGCAAGCAAAGGTCGGGGCTGGCCGGGATggcgggggggcccggggg is from Phalacrocorax carbo chromosome 4, bPhaCar2.1, whole genome shotgun sequence and encodes:
- the RTKN gene encoding rhotekin isoform X5, with translation MKGPFSLRSRKELGGGARQTRLLPALDAVGSTGGEPGWMRGTPPTPPSPPTVTGGVPVVPMEVAGRGQRLQMQEKLRILEDLNMLYIRQIAISLQDTEIQRKMERELRLREGACKLLAACSRREQALEAAKSLLVCNSRVLAYMAELQRRKEAQVLRRTARRPSDAGPTDERLPCRGTVCVSDLRIPLMWKDTEYFRNKGELHRCAVFCLLQLGAEIHDTPMVLVDRTLTDICFESAVLFSEAGPDFELKVELYSAGLAGGAAQGSTPRKLATRLSTSLGRSSGKRVRAAMDGSPGSPPGNGGTSPLLLPAPSVPGPKFHLLAHAVLSLAEVQDGFRTHDLAIASNEESSFWLPLYGSMCCRLAAQPRCMAAPVTSGFLRLQLRGQQPGSEAQSGTRLYCVLRGTDLLCYRDPGEAEAGLEPALTIAVNKETRIRAAEREGHEQPHGMAVTNRYGGEEVTHTLLAESRAEAQRWMEAFWQHFYDMSQWKQCCDELMRIEVPPPRRPPAVLPRQGSLYHEMALPGPAVPPSACEGLLLQDNAVSAEIRALLSSYYSDSY
- the RTKN gene encoding rhotekin isoform X6, with the translated sequence MFCRNQRSRVTVARGSALEMEIRRGRCRLSLLADSAQDTEIQRKMERELRLREGACKLLAACSRREQALEAAKSLLVCNSRVLAYMAELQRRKEAQVLRRTARRPSDAGPTDERLPCRGTVCVSDLRIPLMWKDTEYFRNKGELHRCAVFCLLQLGAEIHDTPMVLVDRTLTDICFESAVLFSEAGPDFELKVELYSAGLAGGAAQGSTPRKLATRLSTSLGRSSGKRVRAAMDGSPGSPPGNGGTSPLLLPAPSVPGPKFHLLAHAVLSLAEVQDGFRTHDLAIASNEESSFWLPLYGSMCCRLAAQPRCMAAPVTSGFLRLQLRGQQPGSEAQSGTRLYCVLRGTDLLCYRDPGEAEAGLEPALTIAVNKETRIRAAEREGHEQPHGMAVTNRYGGEEVTHTLLAESRAEAQRWMEAFWQHFYDMSQWKQCCDELMRIEVPPPRRPPAVLPRQGSLYHEMAIDPADDIEAVTDILTRRAGGRAPGTPPWLSLFEGPPPRAPRSGRTGSPSPPTHRPWGRPRTLSLDAKLSTLKGRGSRQAAPPQCPSPPSSGSSSSGSSSPAAVHDAPGPLQSRV
- the RTKN gene encoding rhotekin isoform X1, which produces MKGPFSLRSRKELGGGARQTRLLPALDAVGSTGGEPGWMRGTPPTPPSPPTVTGGVPVVPMEVAGRGQRLQMQEKLRILEDLNMLYIRQIAISLQDTEIQRKMERELRLREGACKLLAACSRREQALEAAKSLLVCNSRVLAYMAELQRRKEAQVLRRTARRPSDAGPTDERLPCRGTVCVSDLRIPLMWKDTEYFRNKGELHRCAVFCLLQLGAEIHDTPMVLVDRTLTDICFESAVLFSEAGPDFELKVELYSAGLAGGAAQGSTPRKLATRLSTSLGRSSGKRVRAAMDGSPGSPPGNGGTSPLLLPAPSVPGPKFHLLAHAVLSLAEVQDGFRTHDLAIASNEESSFWLPLYGSMCCRLAAQPRCMAAPVTSGFLRLQLRGQQPGSEAQSGTRLYCVLRGTDLLCYRDPGEAEAGLEPALTIAVNKETRIRAAEREGHEQPHGMAVTNRYGGEEVTHTLLAESRAEAQRWMEAFWQHFYDMSQWKQCCDELMRIEVPPPRRPPAVLPRQGSLYHEMAIDPADDIEAVTDILTRRAGGRAPGTPPWLSLFEGPPPRAPRSGRTGSPSPPTHRPWGRPRTLSLDAKLSTLKGRGSRQAAPPQCPSPPSSGSSSSGSSSPAAVHDAPGPLQSRV
- the RTKN gene encoding rhotekin isoform X2, with protein sequence MKGPFSLRSRKELGGGARQTRLLPALDAVGSTGGEPGWMRGTPPTPPSPPTVTGGVPVVPMEVAGRGQRLQMQEKLRILEDLNMLYIRQIAISLQDTEIQRKMERELRLREGACKLLAACSRREQALEAAKSLLVCNSRVLAYMAELQRRKEAQVLRRTARRPSDAGPTDERLPCRGTVCVSDLRIPLMWKDTEYFRNKGELHRCAVFCLLQLGAEIHDTPMVLVDRTLTDICFESAVLFSEAGPDFELKVELYSAGLAGGAAQGSTPRKLATRLSTSLGRSSGKRVRAAMDGSPGSPPGNGGTSPLLLPAPSVPGPKFHLLAHAVLSLAEVQDGFRTHDLAIASNEESSFWLPLYGSMCCRLAAQPRCMAAPVTSGFLRLQQPGSEAQSGTRLYCVLRGTDLLCYRDPGEAEAGLEPALTIAVNKETRIRAAEREGHEQPHGMAVTNRYGGEEVTHTLLAESRAEAQRWMEAFWQHFYDMSQWKQCCDELMRIEVPPPRRPPAVLPRQGSLYHEMAIDPADDIEAVTDILTRRAGGRAPGTPPWLSLFEGPPPRAPRSGRTGSPSPPTHRPWGRPRTLSLDAKLSTLKGRGSRQAAPPQCPSPPSSGSSSSGSSSPAAVHDAPGPLQSRV
- the RTKN gene encoding rhotekin isoform X3 gives rise to the protein MKGPFSLRSRKELGGGARQTRLLPALDAVGSTGGEPGWMRGTPPTPPSPPTVTGGVPVVPMEVAGRGQRLQMQEKLRILEDLNMLYIRQIAISLQDTEIQRKMERELRLREGACKLLAACSRREQALEAAKSLLVCNSRVLAYMAELQRRKEAQVLRRTARRPSDAGPTDERLPCRGTVCVSDLRIPLMWKDTEYFRNKGELHRCAVFCLLQLGAEIHDTPMVLVDRTLTDICFESAVLFSEAGPDFELKVELYSAGLAGGAAQGSTPRKLATRLSTSLGRSSGKRVRAAMDGSPGSPPGNGGTSPLLLPAPSVPGPKFHLLAHAVLSLAEVQDGFRTHDLAIASNEESSFWLPLYGSMCCRLAAQPRCMAAPVTSGFLRLQPGSEAQSGTRLYCVLRGTDLLCYRDPGEAEAGLEPALTIAVNKETRIRAAEREGHEQPHGMAVTNRYGGEEVTHTLLAESRAEAQRWMEAFWQHFYDMSQWKQCCDELMRIEVPPPRRPPAVLPRQGSLYHEMAIDPADDIEAVTDILTRRAGGRAPGTPPWLSLFEGPPPRAPRSGRTGSPSPPTHRPWGRPRTLSLDAKLSTLKGRGSRQAAPPQCPSPPSSGSSSSGSSSPAAVHDAPGPLQSRV
- the RTKN gene encoding rhotekin isoform X4 encodes the protein MRGTPPTPPSPPTVTGGVPVVPMEVAGRGQRLQMQEKLRILEDLNMLYIRQIAISLQDTEIQRKMERELRLREGACKLLAACSRREQALEAAKSLLVCNSRVLAYMAELQRRKEAQVLRRTARRPSDAGPTDERLPCRGTVCVSDLRIPLMWKDTEYFRNKGELHRCAVFCLLQLGAEIHDTPMVLVDRTLTDICFESAVLFSEAGPDFELKVELYSAGLAGGAAQGSTPRKLATRLSTSLGRSSGKRVRAAMDGSPGSPPGNGGTSPLLLPAPSVPGPKFHLLAHAVLSLAEVQDGFRTHDLAIASNEESSFWLPLYGSMCCRLAAQPRCMAAPVTSGFLRLQLRGQQPGSEAQSGTRLYCVLRGTDLLCYRDPGEAEAGLEPALTIAVNKETRIRAAEREGHEQPHGMAVTNRYGGEEVTHTLLAESRAEAQRWMEAFWQHFYDMSQWKQCCDELMRIEVPPPRRPPAVLPRQGSLYHEMAIDPADDIEAVTDILTRRAGGRAPGTPPWLSLFEGPPPRAPRSGRTGSPSPPTHRPWGRPRTLSLDAKLSTLKGRGSRQAAPPQCPSPPSSGSSSSGSSSPAAVHDAPGPLQSRV